A single Meles meles chromosome 20, mMelMel3.1 paternal haplotype, whole genome shotgun sequence DNA region contains:
- the CCR9 gene encoding C-C chemokine receptor type 9, with protein sequence MAAAEFTTFFSNISDDYSYHSTSSTDDDMSGLENYFCVKSHVRQFASYFLPPLYWLVFIVGTVGNSLVILVYWYCTRVKTMTDMFLLNLAIADLLFLITLPFWAIAAADQWRFQPFLCNVVNSLYKMNFYSCVLLIMCISVDRYIAIAQAMRAQTWRQKRLLYSKMICLTVWIVAATLCIPEILYSRLKRQSDITICTMVYPSDQSTRVKSTVLTLKVLLGFFLPFVVMACCYTIIIHTLLQARKSSKHKALKVTITVLTVFVLSQFPYNCILLVRTIDAYTTFISDCTVSINIDICFQVTQTIAFFHSCLNPVLYVFVGERFRRDLIKTLKNLGCISQAQWVSFTRREGSIKLSSMLLETTSGALSY encoded by the exons ATGGCGGCCGCAGAATTCACA ACCTTCTTCTCTAACATATCTGATGACTACAGCTACCACTCCACGTCTTCCACGGATGATGACATGAGCGGCCTTGAGAACTATTTCTGTGTGAAAAGCCACGTCAGGCAGTTTGCGAGCTACTTCCTCCCCCCCTTGTACTGGCTTGTGTTCATTGTGGGCACCGTGGGCAACAGTCTGGTCATCCTCGTCTACTGGTACTGCACACGGGTCAAGACCATGACCGACATGTTCCTCTTGAATCTGGCAATCGCCGACCTTCTCTTTCTCATCACCCTTCCTTTCTGGGCCATCGCCGCCGCCGACCAGTGGCGGTTCCAGCCCTTCCTATGCAACGTGGTCAACAGCTTGTACAAGATGAATTTCTACAGCTGTGTGCTGTTGATCATGTGCATCAGTGTGGACCGATATATCGCCATCGCTCAGGCCATgagagcccagacctggaggcaGAAAAGGCTCCTGTACAGTAAAATGATTTGCCTCACCGTCTGGATAGTGGCGGCCACACTCTGCATCCCAGAAATCCTGTACAGTCGACTCAAGAGGCAATCGGACATTACCATCTGCACCATGGTTTATCCCAGTGACCAGAGCACCAGAGTGAAGTCCACGGTCTTGACCCTGAAGGTCCTCCTGGGCTTCTTCCTCCCTTTCGTGGTCATGGCATGCTGTTACACCATCATCATTCACACTCTGTTACAAGCCAGGAAGTCCTCCAAGCACAAGGCCCTGAAGGTGACCATCACGGTCCTTACGGTCTTCGTCCTGTCTCAGTTCCCCTACAACTGCATTCTGTTGGTGCGGACCATCGATGCCTACACCACATTCATTTCTGACTGTACCGTTTCCATCAACATTGACATCTGCTTCCAGGTCACTCAAACCATCGCCTTCTTCCACAGTTGCCTGAACCCCGTCCTCTATGTCTTTGTGGGCGAGAGATTCCGCCGGGATCTCATAAAGACCCTGAAGAACTTGGGTTGCATCAGCCAGGCACAGTGGGTCTCGTTCacgaggagagagggaagcataaAGCTGTCATCCATGCTGTTGGAGACGACCTCCGGTGCTCTCTCCTACTGA